In the genome of Abyssalbus ytuae, the window GTGGTGGTAATTACAATGTCGGCTTTATTAATTACGGTTTCCAGTCTTTTTACTTCATAACCGTCCATAGCAGCCTGTAAAGCACAAATAGGATCAATTTCCGTTACAGTAACTATGGAGCCAGCTCCTCTAAATGAAGCGGCAGTACCTTTGCCTACATCACCATATCCGCATACAACCACTCTTTTGCCTGCAAGCATAACGTCGGTGGCTCTTCTAATGGCATCTACGGCACTTTCACGGCAACCGTATTTATTATCAAATTTAGATTTGGTAACAGAATCATTTACGTTAATTGCCGGCATGGGTAAGGTACCGTTTTTCATCCGCTCGTATAAACGGTGAACCCCGGTAGTGGTTTCTTCAGATAAGCCTTTAATGCCTGATGCAAGTTCAGGATATTTGTCAAAAACCATATTGGTAAGATCACCTCCATCATCTAAAATCATATTAAGAGGCTTTCTGTCTTCACCAAAGAAGAGTGTTTGTTCAATACACCAGTCAAATTCTTCTTCATTCATACCTTTCCATGCATATACCGGTATTCCGGCAGCAGCAATAGCGGCGGCGGCATGATCCTGGGTAGAGAATATATTACACGAACTCCATGTAACTTCTGCGCCAAGAGCTACCAGGGTTTCAATTAAAACCGCAGTTTGTATGGTCATGTGCAAACATCCGGCAATTCTGGATCCTTTTAAGGGTTGTTCATCTTTGTATTCTTCACGAAGCGACATTAAACCCGGCATTTCCGCCTCTGCTAATTCAATTTCTTTTCTTCCCCATTCGGCTAACGAAATATCCTTAACTTTATAAGCTATGTAAGGAATTGTTTTAGTACTCATATTTCTTTGACTATTTTTACATATTAAATGAAAGTCCTTTGGCGACTTTTCGTAAATTTCCCCTATTTACAGGAAGGGACAAAGGTACATAATAACTTTTTAATAATTAATGCCTCTATATAAAACAATAACGGTTTCTGAAGATACTAAAGTGCTGATTTGGAAGATTGAAGAATCAATCGATAGTTTAAAGCAAAGTATTTGTCTGACTGATAATTGCACCTCCCGGATTTCTTCAATGAAATCTGAAATTCATCAGAAAGGGTTTTTAAGCGTGCGTCAGTTACTTAAAATTGCAGGGTATAGTGCTGACGATCTATACTATGACGAACGGGGAAAACCTCATTTAAAGAATGGAGCCCACATTTCCATAACTCATTCATTCATATTTTCGGCAATTATTATAAGCAGGAATGCGGAAATAGGCATTGACATTGAAAAACAACGCAACAAAATAAGTATTATAGCTCACAAGTTTGTGGATTATGAATATCACTACCTTACGGATGAAGATGTAAGAAAACTAACTGTAGTTTGGTGCATAAAGGAAAGTTTGTATAAAGTTTTTGCCACCCATGGAATGAGTTTTATACAGCACACCAAAGTAATCCCTTTTGAATTAAATGAAGCCGGCACGGTGGGATGGATTCATTATAAAAGTGAAGTTCAGAAATATGAGGTTAAGTTTTTAGAGTTCGAAGGTTTCACGTGTGCTTATGTTTTACGGACTAATAATTAATTAAAATAAAAAATGAAAATATCAGTAGAATTAACGCTTACTCCGCTTCATGATAATTTTGAACCGGCCATTATACACTTTATTAAAAAATTAAGGGCTTCCGGGTTAAAAGTTATGGAAAACCCATTAAGTACCCAGGTGTATGGTGATTATGATGAAGTCATGGAAGTGTTAAAAACAGAAATAAAAGATGCTTTTCAGCTTATTAACAAAGGCCTTCTTTATATGAAAATTGTAAAAGCCGATTTACAAAACTATGAACCAGATTTTTGATTTTCTTTTTGGCCAGTATTCAGGCTACCCTGTCATAGATATCATACTCGAAATTACCGCTGTTATATTTGGTTTTTTAAGCGTTTGGTTTTCAAAACAAAATAATATCTGGGTATACCCAACAGGGATGATAAGTACCGCAATATTTGTGTATTTGTTACTAAAGTGGGAATTGTTAGGGGATATGATGATAAACGGATACTATTTTGCAATGAGTGTGTATGGGTGGTATGTATGGACCAGAAAAGTTGATGCCACTCATTTTACACCTATAACCACAACAACCGCTAAGGAGAAAAAGTATTCGGTTTATATTTTTACTGCTACCATACTATTTGTTTATTTCATATACAAAAGTTTTGATAAATGGACCAGCTGGACGGCCTATGTTGACACCTTAACAACAGCCATATTTTTTGTGGGGATGTGGCTTATGGCAAAAAGAAAAATAGAAAACTGGATTTACTGGATCATTGGGGATGTTATTTCGGTACCTTTATATTTTTACAAAGGTTTTACATTTACCAGCTTTCAATATCTTATTTTTACAGTAATAGCATTTTATGGCTATAAAGCATGGAAAAAAAGTTTGCACAAAAACCTGGCGATATCTTAAAAGTAGTATTATTTGGACCCGAATCAACAGGTAAAACTACCCTCTCACAACAGTTGGCAAGACATTATAATACTGTATGGGTGCCGGAGTATGCAAGGCAATATCTTCAGGATAAATGGAATAATGAAAGAAAAACATGTGAACCAAAAGATTTACTGCCTATAGCAAGAGGGCAAATAAAATTAGAAAATGAGTTAACACAAAAAGCAACCGATGTGTTAATTTGTGATACCGATTTACTGGAAACAAAAGTATATTCAGAAGCGTATTATGTCGGTTCTTGTGACCCTTTGCTCGAAAAATATGCGATAGAAAATACGTATGATTTATATTTTCTTACTTATATTGATGTGCCCTGGGAAAAAGACGATTTACGGGACAAACCCGATGAACGTCAAAAAATGTTTAAGTATTTTGAAAATGCCCTGATAACCTATAACCGCCCTTATGTTTTATTAAAAGGAGATAAAAAAAGCAGGTTGCATACAGCAATAAGGCATATAGATAAACTTTTAAAAGAAAATGATTAATCTTACTGAAAAAAACAAGCAGCAATTAAAAACCAAGGGCATTAGTATAGAAAAAGTAAAAGCCCAGATAGAAACTTTTAAAGAAGGTATTCCTTTTGTAAACCTCGTTAATTCGGCTACGGTGGGTAATGGAATACAGCATGTGGAAGATGCTGAAAAAGAAGAATTGATAAAACTGTTTGAAACCAAAAAAGATAAATTAAATATTTTAAAGTTTGTACCTGCATCCGGAGCAGCTACCAGAATGTTTAAATCCCTTTTTAATTTTTTAGAAAAGTTTAATCCGGAAGAAGATACCTTCACTTTGTATTCCAACCGGGAAAAGGATTCTGATATAAAAACGTTTTTTATCGGGTTGGAAAAGTTACCTTTTTTTAGAGAATTAAAAAGCCATTTAAAAGAGAAATACCCTGATTTTGATGACAAGCCTGATGACGAACAAAGAGTATTGCTGGTTAAAGAAATACTTTTAGATGAAGGTTTGGGCTATGGCAATTATCCCAAAGGGTTATTACCTTTTCACCGGTACAAGACCCATCCTGCAACAGCTTTTGAAGAACATTTGTACGAAGCCGCTTTGTATGATACGGTCAATGATAAGGCAACACTTCATTTTACTATTTCAGAAGAGCATTTAGATAAATTCAATAAAGAATTTACTGATAAAAAAGATTATATAAAAAGCAAAACAGGAGTGGATTTTGAAGTGGATTATTCTTTTCAGAAAGAATCTACCGATACCATTGCTGTAACTCCGGATAATGAACCTTTTCTATTGGAAAACGGCGACATACTTTTTAGACCGGGAGGACATGGAGCCCTCATAGAAAACCTGAATGATCAGGATGCGGATATTATTTTTATAAAGAACATTGATAATGTAGTAGTTTACCGGAGTAAAGTAGAAATGGCATCATATAAAAAAATGCTGGGAGGTATTCTCTTAAAATTAAGGGAAAAGGCTTTCAATTTCAGGGCTTTATTAGATAAGCAGGTAAAAGCGGATGATATTCAGAAAATAAAAGATTTTCTGGAAAATGAGCTTAATGTATTTATTACCCCCGATTTTAAAAAGTACCGGGATGAATATCAAATAGAGTATTTAATAGAAAAACTGGACAGGCCGATAAGAGTTTGCGGCATGGTAAAAAATGAAGGAGAACCCGGGGGTGGACCTTTTTGGATAAAAGATGAAAACGGAAATATTTCCCTCCAAATAATAGAAACGGCCCAGATTGATAAGTCAAATACAAGGCAAAAGGATATTTTAAAAACGGCAACTCATTTTAATCCTGTTGATATTGTATGCTGTACAAAAAACTATAAAGGAGAAAAGTTTGATCTTTTAAAATATGTAGATCATAAGCAGGCATTCATTACCCAAAAAACTAAAGATGGACAGGAATTGAAAGCGTTAGAACTACCCGGACTGTGGAATGGATCTATGGCTAATTGGACTACAGTATTTGTAGAAGTGCCTTTGGTAACTTTTAATCCTGTAAAAACAGTTAATGATCTTTTAAAACCCTCTCATCAGGTAAAATTGTTACCGGAAGGTGTGTAATATTTACACTGTAGAATGTATTAATTACACAATATTGCCCGGTGATTTTAATCCTGTTTTATTTTTAAAGTGTTGATTATCAATTGTTTGATTATTCAGTCTTTCAAAATTTTATTGATGGCACTAATTTTTCAATAAATGAAGGTATAAACATTAAAAATTTATATCATGAAAAAATTAGTTTTAGCATCAGTACTGGCATTAGGTAGTTTTACAATGATTTCTGCAGCAGCGCCAACAATATACGACGGTATTATGGATGTGGTATTACAGGATGATTTCACTGAAATCTCAACTGACAATCTTCCCCAGGCAGTAAAAGATGCTTTAGAGGCTGACTATACAGGGGCTACCATAGATAAGGCTTATGTGAATGAAAATAAAATTTACAAATTGGAAATCACTCTTAACGGAACCTCCTCTGTACTTTTTGCAAATGAAAGCGGAGAGTGGATTACGGAATAAATCAGGATCTTATCAAGTTAAGCAGGTAATATTTTAGTTGTGTTAAGGCAGCCATAATTTTATGGTTGCTTTAACTTTTTTTATAAATCCCATT includes:
- a CDS encoding thiamine-binding protein; protein product: MKISVELTLTPLHDNFEPAIIHFIKKLRASGLKVMENPLSTQVYGDYDEVMEVLKTEIKDAFQLINKGLLYMKIVKADLQNYEPDF
- a CDS encoding AAA family ATPase; this translates as MEKKFAQKPGDILKVVLFGPESTGKTTLSQQLARHYNTVWVPEYARQYLQDKWNNERKTCEPKDLLPIARGQIKLENELTQKATDVLICDTDLLETKVYSEAYYVGSCDPLLEKYAIENTYDLYFLTYIDVPWEKDDLRDKPDERQKMFKYFENALITYNRPYVLLKGDKKSRLHTAIRHIDKLLKEND
- the ahcY gene encoding adenosylhomocysteinase, producing the protein MSTKTIPYIAYKVKDISLAEWGRKEIELAEAEMPGLMSLREEYKDEQPLKGSRIAGCLHMTIQTAVLIETLVALGAEVTWSSCNIFSTQDHAAAAIAAAGIPVYAWKGMNEEEFDWCIEQTLFFGEDRKPLNMILDDGGDLTNMVFDKYPELASGIKGLSEETTTGVHRLYERMKNGTLPMPAINVNDSVTKSKFDNKYGCRESAVDAIRRATDVMLAGKRVVVCGYGDVGKGTAASFRGAGSIVTVTEIDPICALQAAMDGYEVKRLETVINKADIVITTTGNKDIVRGEHFEKMKDKTIVCNIGHFDNEIDVAWLKKHYGNTRVNIKPQVDKYNINGNDVILLAEGRLVNLGCATGHPSFVMSNSFTNQTLAQIELWNNSDKYENKVYMLPKHLDEKVAKLHLEKIGVELTELKTDQAEYIGVKVEGPFKPEYYRY
- a CDS encoding 4'-phosphopantetheinyl transferase family protein, with the protein product MPLYKTITVSEDTKVLIWKIEESIDSLKQSICLTDNCTSRISSMKSEIHQKGFLSVRQLLKIAGYSADDLYYDERGKPHLKNGAHISITHSFIFSAIIISRNAEIGIDIEKQRNKISIIAHKFVDYEYHYLTDEDVRKLTVVWCIKESLYKVFATHGMSFIQHTKVIPFELNEAGTVGWIHYKSEVQKYEVKFLEFEGFTCAYVLRTNN
- the pnuC gene encoding nicotinamide riboside transporter PnuC is translated as MNQIFDFLFGQYSGYPVIDIILEITAVIFGFLSVWFSKQNNIWVYPTGMISTAIFVYLLLKWELLGDMMINGYYFAMSVYGWYVWTRKVDATHFTPITTTTAKEKKYSVYIFTATILFVYFIYKSFDKWTSWTAYVDTLTTAIFFVGMWLMAKRKIENWIYWIIGDVISVPLYFYKGFTFTSFQYLIFTVIAFYGYKAWKKSLHKNLAIS
- a CDS encoding DUF4301 family protein; the encoded protein is MINLTEKNKQQLKTKGISIEKVKAQIETFKEGIPFVNLVNSATVGNGIQHVEDAEKEELIKLFETKKDKLNILKFVPASGAATRMFKSLFNFLEKFNPEEDTFTLYSNREKDSDIKTFFIGLEKLPFFRELKSHLKEKYPDFDDKPDDEQRVLLVKEILLDEGLGYGNYPKGLLPFHRYKTHPATAFEEHLYEAALYDTVNDKATLHFTISEEHLDKFNKEFTDKKDYIKSKTGVDFEVDYSFQKESTDTIAVTPDNEPFLLENGDILFRPGGHGALIENLNDQDADIIFIKNIDNVVVYRSKVEMASYKKMLGGILLKLREKAFNFRALLDKQVKADDIQKIKDFLENELNVFITPDFKKYRDEYQIEYLIEKLDRPIRVCGMVKNEGEPGGGPFWIKDENGNISLQIIETAQIDKSNTRQKDILKTATHFNPVDIVCCTKNYKGEKFDLLKYVDHKQAFITQKTKDGQELKALELPGLWNGSMANWTTVFVEVPLVTFNPVKTVNDLLKPSHQVKLLPEGV